In Topomyia yanbarensis strain Yona2022 chromosome 2, ASM3024719v1, whole genome shotgun sequence, one DNA window encodes the following:
- the LOC131680909 gene encoding uncharacterized protein LOC131680909, whose amino-acid sequence MKGRTRFCDYVAEDAKNPIDLPRDHHLTTLIMAYYHQKYHHQNHQTTINEIRQKYKISRLRVCYAKVRKQCQRCKYDNSVPRPPIMADLPPARLAAFSRPFTHVGIDYFGPMEVVIGRRVEKRWGMLATCLTIRAIHIELVHSLSTDSCIMALRSFIARRGSPRMIYSDRGTNFVGASRELRNAECAINQQAIMVEFVSSETKWLFNPPASPHMGGSWERLIRTVKKNLTAICPKKKPTDEVLRSLLTEVENAVNSRPLTHVPIDDESDPALTPNHFLLNSSNGTKPLTVNDDSGIVLHEGWRASQALVNQFRRRWLTDYLPEITRRTKWFIHTKPVCVGDVVVIVDPKLPRNCWPTGKIIETCKSRDGQPLYGR is encoded by the coding sequence ATGAAGGGTAGAACACGGTTTTGCGACTACGTAGCAGAAGACGCAAAGAATCCTATCGATTTACCTCGCGACCACCACCTAACCACCTTGATCATGGCATACTACCACCAAAAATACCACCACCAGAACCATCAAACCACCATAAATGAAATCCGACAGAAATATAAGATTTCGCGACTACGAGTTTGCTACGCTAAAGTTAGAAAGCAATGTCAACGTTGCAAATATGATAACTCAGTTCCACGTCCTCCAATCATGGCCGATCTCCCGCCAGCACGACTCGCGGCATTCTCACGTCCATTCACGCACGTTGGGATCGACTACTTCGGGCCAATGGAGGTCGTCATCGGTAGAAGAGTGGAAAAACGATGGGGAATGCTCGCAACCTGTTTAACCATTCGTGCGATACACATTGAGCTGGTACACTCACTTAGCACGGACTCATGCATCATGGCTCTGCGCAGCTTTATCGCCCGTCGCGGTTCACCCAGGATGATATACAGCGACCGTGGGACAAACTTTGTCGGCGCAAGTCGAGAACTACGGAATGCCGAGTGCGCTATCAACCAACAGGCGATAATGGTAGAGTTCGTCAGCTCCGAAACTAAATGGTTGTTCAACCCTCCAGCTTCGCCGCACATGGGCGGCAGTTGGGAACGCCTGATCCGCACTGTTAAAAAGAATCTGACCGCCATCTGCCCGAAGAAGAAACCGACCGATGAAGTACTCCGGAGCCTTCTGACTGAGGTTGAGAACGCAGTGAACTCTCGGCCATTGACCCACGTTCCGATCGATGATGAATCGGACCCCGCTCTAACTCCGAACCATTTCCTGCTCAATTCCTCGAATGGAACGAAGCCGCTCACTGTAAACGACGACAGCGGCATCGTGTTGCATGAAGGCTGGCGCGCATCGCAAGCGCTAGTCAATCAATTCAGGAGGCGCTGGTTAACAGACTACCTTCCAGAGATCACCCGAAGAACGAAGTGGTTCATCCATACGAAACCCGTGTGTGTAGGGGACGTCGTTGTCATCGTCGATCCGAAACTGCCGAGAAACTGTTGGCCGACGGGAAAGATCATCGAGACCTGCAAGTCCAGAGACGGTCAGCCACTGTACGGACGGTGA